The following DNA comes from bacterium.
GATCCACTCGTGCCTTCTTCCGGAGCACTGAGATGACGCTCCCCGTGATCGATCCGTGGGTGAACGTCAGCATGGGAGACCACGCCGACGTGCCCTTCCTTCAGGCCGTCAAGCGCGACTATTTCAAGGCCGGCGACGACTTCTTTCGCAACATCGAGTCCGACGAGCTCGTCGCGGAGATGGATCGACTCGGCGTCGAGAAGGCGCTCGTCACCGTCGACGCGAGCGCGCCGGACGACCGGGTGCTCGCGTTCGCCGACGCCGAGCCGAGAAGATTCTTCCTCGCCGCCGTCCCCGATCTGACCCGTGGCATGCGCGGCCTCTGGGACCTGGAAGCGCTGGCCGAAGCGCACCCGGTGGCGCTCGCACGGGTCGCGCCCTTCCAGCTGGGCATACCGCCGGACGACCCCCTCTATCTGCCGCTCTACGTGAAGTGCATCGAGCTCGACCTCCCGGTCGGCCTCAATACCGGGATCTGTGGCCCTCCCATGCCCAGCGAATGCCAGCATCCCCGCCACCTCGACGTGCTCTGCCACCGTTTCCCGGAGCTGACGCTGATCATGCAGCACGGGGCCGACCCGTGGTGGGACTACGCGATCCGACTGATGATCAAGTATCGCAACCTCTTCCTGATGACCTCCGCGTGGTCGCCGCGCAGGCTCCCGGAGTCGCTCCTTCATTTCCTCCGCACGCGGGGGCAGGACCGGATCCTCTTCGCGTCGGACCACCCCGTGCTGACGATGGACCGCTGCGTGACGGAGGCTCGGGCGCTCGACCTCCCTCCGTCCGTCCTCGAGGCGTTCCTTCACGGCAACGCCGAACGCGTGCTCTTCCGGTCGCGGAGCCCGCGCTACCGCCCGCTGGCGTTCGACGACCGGACCGGGTGAAGTCGAGCGACACCCCTTCCTCTGCTTCCCCATCACAAGAAGGCGGTGCCCACCCTCGTGCGCTCGCCGATCAGGAGACGCCTCTTGCCCGAGAACACCCGGACGACCGACCCCATCGTCACGATCACCGCCGACACCCACGCCGGCGCCTCGATCGAAGCCTACCGGAGCTACCTCGACCCCAGCGACCGGGCAGCCTTCGACGAATGGAGGGGAAGCTATCGGAACCCGTCGCGCGAACACGTCGGGAGCAAGAAGACCAAGAACTGGGACTCCGCGGAACGAATGGCCGATCTCGAGCAGGACGGGGTCGTCGGGGAAGTGATCTTCCCGAACACCGTCCCCCCCTTCTACGACCGCGCCTTCCACGTCGCCCCTCCACCGTCCGACGAGTCCTTCCGGCAGAAGCTCGCCGGCACCCGAGCGCATAACCGCTGGCTCGCCGAATTCTGTCAGGAGGCGCCGGAGCGCCGCGCGGGCATCGGCCTGATCCATCTGAACGATCTCGACGAAGCGATCGCCGACGTCGAGTGGATCGCCCGCAACGGCCTGCGCGGAGGCGTCCTCCTCCCCCTGCCCTCCCCCGCCGACACGCATCTCCGTTCACTGATCGATCCCGCCTACGATCGCCTCTGGGCGGCGATCCAGGACCACGACCTCGTGATCAACCAGCACTCCGGCCAGGGAAGCCCGAGCTATCCGCGCGCGCAGGGCGCGAACGCCTTGTGGGCCTTCGAGATGACCTTCTACGTCCAACGCGGATTCACCCAGCTGATCATGGGCGGGGTATTCGAGCGGTTTCCGCGCCTGCGATACATCCTGACCGAGTCGGGCTGCGCCTGGGCGCCCGCGCTGATGCACCAGCTCGATGCGCTGCATCGGCAATGGCGCGACGGGGCCATCGGCGAGATCGATACGTCGCGGGACGCCGCCCTGCCCCATCCGCCGAGCTTCTACGCGCGGCGCAACTGCTGGTACGGAGCCAGCTTTCCGTCCCCCGACGACATCGCCGGTCGCGACGAGGTCGGGCTCGATCGGATTCTCTGGGGCAGCGACTACCCGCACCACGAGGGCTGCTATCCCCACTCGCGCGAGAACATGCGCTTCGCGATGTCGGATCTCTCCGAGCGGGAGATGCGGATGCTCCTCGGGCAGAACGCCGCCGCTCTCTACGGCTTCGACCTGGACGCGCTCCGCCCGGCGGCCGAGCGGGCGGGCATCACGCCCGAGCTCGTTTCACGACCGCTCGAGACGATCCCGGCAGACTCGACCTGCCTGACCTTCCTTCGCGCGCGGGAAGCGAACGCAGTCGACGCGCAGGCGTCGGCCTAGCGCGAAGCGTCCTCGGGCTCGCCGCTACCTCACGCGATCGAGGAACGCCTCGATCGCGGCGAGGCACTCGGGCTCGTCGAGCAGCGGCACGTGCCCCCGGTTCGGGACCTCGAGCACCTCGAGGTCGGGTTTCTCGGCCCGCATCCGCTCGACGATGTCCCTGGACAGGATGTCCGACAGGACGCCCCAGAGAACGGTGATCGGCTTGTCGCCGATTGCGGCGAAGAGCCGCCACGGATCGCCATCGGCCGGCGGAAGCTCGCGTACGGCCCGTCCGATCTCCACGTCGATGTCCAATCGGGGAATCCCCTTCGCATCCTCGCGATAGGTGCGCCGCGCGAGCTTCATGAAGTCGTCGTCCCCGAGCCCCGGCAACGCGTCGCCGTAGGTCTCGCGTGTCTGTTCGCGCGCCTCTTCCCAGCTCGTGACCGGTGCGGCGCGTCCGGTATACGACCGCACGCGCTCGAGACCGGCCGGATGGATCTCGGGTCCGACGTCGTTCAGGATCAGGCCCGCCACCCGATGGGGTCGCTGCGCTGCCATCACCATCCCGCACACGCCGCCCAGGGACGTACCGAGGACGATCACCGTCTCGACGCCGAGCGCGTCGAGCAGCGCCTGGACGTCGGCCACGTAGGTCCCGGGGTGATAGTTGCGCCAGTCGGGATCCGGATCGGAGTGACCCCGGCCGCGGAAGTCGATCGTGAGGACACGGCGTCGGGACGAGAGTCGCTCGGCGATCTCGTCGAAGTCGCGACTGTTGCGCGTGAGCCCCGGCAGACAGAGGACGGGCGTGCCCTCGCCTTCGGGGCCGAAGTCCCGGTAGAAGAGCTTCAGCCCGTCGGCCGTCTCGAAGAAACGCGCGTTCGAAGCAGTCGTCATCGTCGGATCTCCTCGCTCGGTCGCCGGGGCGCGTCCAGACGCGCGCGCCGGAGCCTCGCTCGCCGCCCCATTGCGCCGCAACCCGGCTCGCGGACGGCCCCCGGGCTCCGCTGTGGCGACGGCAACTCCTTGGAATTCCAGAGTAAAAATATTTTCCTGGAAAGTTTCCGCGGAAAGCATTAGGTTGCCCCTATGGCCCACCAGCGCGCTGCCGAGTGGCTCGACCAGATCGCCGAGTACTGGCGGGAAGAACATCCCGATCGGGCGTTCTCGCGCGTGCGGACCCTGCTCTCCCTGGGGCGGCTCTCGTTCCAGATGCCCGCCTTCCAGAAGCGGATGCTCGCGCCCTTCCAGCTCTCGCCGAGCGACTACAGCATCCTGAGCGCCCTTCGCCGCGCCGGCGGCTCGCGGACCCTCGTCCCCGGCGATCTCTACAGCGCGCTGCAATGCACGCCAGGCGGCCTCACGAAGATGATCACGCGCCTCGAGCGCCAGGGACTCGTCGAGCGACGGACGGACGAGGCCGATGGGCGCCGCGCCCAGATCCGGCTGACGGCCAAGGGCGCGGCGGTCGAACGCAAAGCCGGTGCGGAGTACCTCGAGGGCGCCGATCGCCTGCTCTCGAACCTGACCGAGACCGAGATCGAGAAGATCAACGTGGCCCTCGCGCTCCTGCTCGAGAGCTTCGAGCGAGAAGACGGATGAGCTTCGCACGAGAGGACACATGAGCTTCGACCTGCTGATCACGAATGGACTCGTCATCGACGGAACCGGCTTGCCGCGCCGCCGCGCCGACGTCGCGATCCGCGACGGGCGGATCGTCGGGGTCGGTCACTTCGAAGCCGCCGACGCGGATCGCGTGCTCGACGCGAAAGGACGGGTCGTCGCCCCGGGCATCGTCGACCCCCATACCCACTACGACCCCCAGCTCACCTTCGAGCCCTACGGCACGTCGTCCTGCTTCCACGGCGTGACGACCGTGCTGACCGGCAACTGCGGCTTCTCGATCGCGCCCGCGAAGTCCGTGGACCGCGAGTTCATCACGCAGATCTTCGCGCGGGTCGAGGACATGGCGCCGGGCTCCCTCGCCGCGATCCCCTGGTCCTTCGAGTCCTTCCCGGAATTCATGGAGAGCCGGAAAGGCCACCTCGGCATCAACGCCGCCTTCTACGTCGGCCACTGCAACCTCCGCCGCTGGGTCATGGGAGAGGACTGCACGGAGCGCGAAGCGACGGACGACGAGATCGAAGCGATGCGCCTGCTCGTCCGCGAGGCGATGGACGCCGGGGCGGCCGGACTCTCCTCGACCCATGCGCCGACCCACCTCGACGCGGCCGATCGTCCCGTCCCGAGCCGGCTCGCCTCGAAGGCCGAGCTCGATGCGCTCGTCACCGAGGTGGGCCGCGCGAATCGCGGTTCGATCTCGTACCTGCCCTACAGCTCGATCGGCGGGCTCGACGAGGAGGACGGGAACTTCCTGATCGACCTCGCCCTCCACAGCCGACTGCCGATCATCATCCAGGGGCTCGGCGCGCGGAGCAAGGTCGATGCCCCGACGGCCACCTGGGACAACACGCGCGTCTACCTCGACAAGGCCCGGGCCGCCGGTGCCGGCGTCTACTCCATGCTGATGTCGCGCCCCTTCAATCGGCGGTTCAGCCTGAAGGAAGGGACGAGCCTCTTCGACGGTGTCCTCCCCTTCGCAAGGCTCTTCCAGGAAGCGGATACGGTCGCCGAGCGGAGCGCCTTGCTGAACGACCCGGCCTATCGCGACGAGATCCGCCACGCGGTCGAGAATCCCAACCGGGACCCGGAAAAGGGCTCGACGCTCCCCCCGCCCCATCTCGACATGGTCTACGTCTACGACGCGAAGTCGCCGGTCAACCAGAAGCGCATGGGTCGGTCGATGGCGGACCTGGCCGCCGAGCGCGGGATCGCGCCGATGGACATGGTGGTCGAGATCGCCCTCGAAGAAGACCTCGGCGTCGAGTTCATCTGGCGGACCGAGAACGACGAGTGGCGCCAGGGCACCCTCGTCGCCTCCCAGCACCCGCACATGATCATCGGCACTTCCGACGGTGGGGCCCACCTCGGCCGCGACGACGGCTCCGAGTGGAGCTCGTATTTCTTCCGCTACTGGGTCCGCGAATGGGGCGCCTGGGAGCTCGAAGAGGCCGTGCGGCAGATGACCCAGCAGCCGGCGGCCCTGCTCGGCCTGACCGATCGTGGGATGCTGATCCCGGGCTACGCCGCCGACATCATGATCTTCGATCCGGAGGAGATCGGTCCCGGCTCGAAGGAATTCGTGAACGACTTCCCGAACGGCGAAGGCCGATGGTGCAGCAAGCCCGAAGGGGTCTACGCCACGATCGTGAACGGCGTGCCCATCGTCCTCGACGGAGACCTGGTCCCCGACTGCGGCCTCCCGGGCCAGATCGTCCGTCCCGGCTGACTCCGGCCGCCTCCCCACTCACCCCGAATCCCAGATGGAGAAGAGCATGAGCGACGTCACTCCGCAGGAACACGAACTCCCGAACATCATCTCGGTCGACGACCACGTGATGGAGCCCAAGACCCTCTGGCAGGAACAGCTTCCGCCGAGCCTGCGCGACAAGGGTCCCCGCGTCTCGCGCGAGAAGGTGAAGCTCGCGTTCACGGGGGGCCACTACGGCTTCGAGCGGAACGCCCCGGACGGCGACTGGTGCGACGTCTGGCTCTTCGAGGACCTCGCGACGCCGACCGGTCTGCTCCACGGGCCGGCGGGCATCCCCAGGAAGGAGCAGCGCAACGTCCCCGCCGTCTACGAGGATCTCCGCCCGGGCACCTACGATCAGGCCGCGCGGCTCGAGGACATGACCCTCAACCACGTCGATGCCGCGATCAACTACCCGAACATCTTCCCGCGCTTCGCGGGCCAGGGCTTCGCGGAGCGCAAGGACAAGGACCTCGCCCTCGCCTGCCTGCAGATCTACAACGACTGGATGATCGACGATTGGTGCGCCGGCCCGGGAAAGGGTCGGCTCATCCCGCTCACGCTGGTCACGCTCTGGGATCCGCAGCTCGCGGCCGAGGAGGTGCGGCGCTGCGCCGCGAAGGGCAGCCATGCCATCGCGTTCAGCGAGAACCCTTCGAAGCTCGGCTTCCCGACCCTCTATTCGGGTGATTGGGACGTGCTCTGGCAGGCTTGTGAGGAGACGGACACGACGGTGTCCATGCACATCGGCTCGTCGTCCTCGATGCCGACCACGTCACCGGACGCCCCTCTGGCCACGAGCATGTCGCTCTACGCGCACAACGCGCAGGCTTCTCTCGCGGATTGGATCTTCTCCAAGACGCTCACCCGCTTCCCGAAGCTCAAGATCGCCTACGCCGAGAGTCAGGCCGGCTGGATGCCCTTTCAGCTCGAGCGCATGGACGCGGTCTGGAAGGACGGCGTCGGCGGCGTCGAGTTCCCCGTCGCGCCGAGCGAGCAGGTCAAGGGACGGGTCTGGTCCTGCGTCTTCGACGACCTGACGGGGCTCAAGAACCGCCACGAGATGGGCACGGAGATGATCGTCTTCGAGACGGACTACCCGCACTCGGACGGGACGTTCCCCCACTCGCGGAAG
Coding sequences within:
- a CDS encoding amidohydrolase, with translation MSDVTPQEHELPNIISVDDHVMEPKTLWQEQLPPSLRDKGPRVSREKVKLAFTGGHYGFERNAPDGDWCDVWLFEDLATPTGLLHGPAGIPRKEQRNVPAVYEDLRPGTYDQAARLEDMTLNHVDAAINYPNIFPRFAGQGFAERKDKDLALACLQIYNDWMIDDWCAGPGKGRLIPLTLVTLWDPQLAAEEVRRCAAKGSHAIAFSENPSKLGFPTLYSGDWDVLWQACEETDTTVSMHIGSSSSMPTTSPDAPLATSMSLYAHNAQASLADWIFSKTLTRFPKLKIAYAESQAGWMPFQLERMDAVWKDGVGGVEFPVAPSEQVKGRVWSCVFDDLTGLKNRHEMGTEMIVFETDYPHSDGTFPHSRKIAHELFSQAGMNAEECRMVLRTNAITCYGLERYGITE
- a CDS encoding amidohydrolase family protein: MTLPVIDPWVNVSMGDHADVPFLQAVKRDYFKAGDDFFRNIESDELVAEMDRLGVEKALVTVDASAPDDRVLAFADAEPRRFFLAAVPDLTRGMRGLWDLEALAEAHPVALARVAPFQLGIPPDDPLYLPLYVKCIELDLPVGLNTGICGPPMPSECQHPRHLDVLCHRFPELTLIMQHGADPWWDYAIRLMIKYRNLFLMTSAWSPRRLPESLLHFLRTRGQDRILFASDHPVLTMDRCVTEARALDLPPSVLEAFLHGNAERVLFRSRSPRYRPLAFDDRTG
- a CDS encoding alpha/beta hydrolase; amino-acid sequence: MTTASNARFFETADGLKLFYRDFGPEGEGTPVLCLPGLTRNSRDFDEIAERLSSRRRVLTIDFRGRGHSDPDPDWRNYHPGTYVADVQALLDALGVETVIVLGTSLGGVCGMVMAAQRPHRVAGLILNDVGPEIHPAGLERVRSYTGRAAPVTSWEEAREQTRETYGDALPGLGDDDFMKLARRTYREDAKGIPRLDIDVEIGRAVRELPPADGDPWRLFAAIGDKPITVLWGVLSDILSRDIVERMRAEKPDLEVLEVPNRGHVPLLDEPECLAAIEAFLDRVR
- a CDS encoding amidohydrolase family protein, encoding MSFDLLITNGLVIDGTGLPRRRADVAIRDGRIVGVGHFEAADADRVLDAKGRVVAPGIVDPHTHYDPQLTFEPYGTSSCFHGVTTVLTGNCGFSIAPAKSVDREFITQIFARVEDMAPGSLAAIPWSFESFPEFMESRKGHLGINAAFYVGHCNLRRWVMGEDCTEREATDDEIEAMRLLVREAMDAGAAGLSSTHAPTHLDAADRPVPSRLASKAELDALVTEVGRANRGSISYLPYSSIGGLDEEDGNFLIDLALHSRLPIIIQGLGARSKVDAPTATWDNTRVYLDKARAAGAGVYSMLMSRPFNRRFSLKEGTSLFDGVLPFARLFQEADTVAERSALLNDPAYRDEIRHAVENPNRDPEKGSTLPPPHLDMVYVYDAKSPVNQKRMGRSMADLAAERGIAPMDMVVEIALEEDLGVEFIWRTENDEWRQGTLVASQHPHMIIGTSDGGAHLGRDDGSEWSSYFFRYWVREWGAWELEEAVRQMTQQPAALLGLTDRGMLIPGYAADIMIFDPEEIGPGSKEFVNDFPNGEGRWCSKPEGVYATIVNGVPIVLDGDLVPDCGLPGQIVRPG
- a CDS encoding amidohydrolase, whose translation is MPENTRTTDPIVTITADTHAGASIEAYRSYLDPSDRAAFDEWRGSYRNPSREHVGSKKTKNWDSAERMADLEQDGVVGEVIFPNTVPPFYDRAFHVAPPPSDESFRQKLAGTRAHNRWLAEFCQEAPERRAGIGLIHLNDLDEAIADVEWIARNGLRGGVLLPLPSPADTHLRSLIDPAYDRLWAAIQDHDLVINQHSGQGSPSYPRAQGANALWAFEMTFYVQRGFTQLIMGGVFERFPRLRYILTESGCAWAPALMHQLDALHRQWRDGAIGEIDTSRDAALPHPPSFYARRNCWYGASFPSPDDIAGRDEVGLDRILWGSDYPHHEGCYPHSRENMRFAMSDLSEREMRMLLGQNAAALYGFDLDALRPAAERAGITPELVSRPLETIPADSTCLTFLRAREANAVDAQASA
- a CDS encoding MarR family transcriptional regulator; translation: MAHQRAAEWLDQIAEYWREEHPDRAFSRVRTLLSLGRLSFQMPAFQKRMLAPFQLSPSDYSILSALRRAGGSRTLVPGDLYSALQCTPGGLTKMITRLERQGLVERRTDEADGRRAQIRLTAKGAAVERKAGAEYLEGADRLLSNLTETEIEKINVALALLLESFEREDG